The following proteins come from a genomic window of Sorex araneus isolate mSorAra2 chromosome 1, mSorAra2.pri, whole genome shotgun sequence:
- the URM1 gene encoding ubiquitin-related modifier 1, which yields MAAPLSVEVEFGGGAELLFDGVKKHQVTLPGQEGPWDVRSLLVWIKKNLLKERPELFIQGDSVRPGILVLINDADWELLGELDYQLQDRDSVLFISTLHGG from the exons ATGGCAGCGCCCTTATCAGTGGAGGTGGAGTTCGG CGGCGGCGCGGAGCTCCTGTTCGACGGCGTCAAGAAGCATCAGGTCACCCTGCccggccaggaggggccct GGGACGTCCGCAGCCTCCTCGTCTGGATCAAGAAGAATCTGCTGAAGGAGCGGCCGGAGCTTTTCATCCAGGGAGACAGTGT GCGCCCCGGGATTCTGGTGCTGATCAATGACGCCGACTGGGAGCTGCtg GGCGAGCTGGACTACCAGCTGCAGGACCGGGATAGCGTCCTCTTCATCTCCACGCTGCACGGAGGCTAG